A window of the Limanda limanda chromosome 8, fLimLim1.1, whole genome shotgun sequence genome harbors these coding sequences:
- the saal1 gene encoding protein saal1: MELSDDSTIESGDSNDNEEMEKWRSTSLTAQSPVMDRNPSPPRETADGEEDENADAIGNTVYSKLWLFTTLNRLIRMIKDHSEEESEGPMQLEDDDEEDLSRVWDMTMDKDVAGFMLEFKAPDILLGMIVKSKCPRLTEICVGILGNMACFPDTCLTLSQNEDLVAVLLLLLADADPPTLLEASRFLLTGLSHKDVCDLWLQRIRQQTSVQSNLCFIMCSSTNKDLLEKVGELVDKLFDLDEELMKSWITAQPSEEEDDAESRLDVASCLLEAAKQLRPESSTGLEVYLHALQLLTTIDEGIQGFASPDGPGKAVWDFVCEIVCEDLCQPEDLPVVLQEEKKKNILVQSLSVLQALYRCQDQWPSKSDTSLTLVDTILRVLQFHSECKDNKGSNEDEQLNTLAEIATEFLADICSQIPKDTVADLVKKGFLTEKMCLTAAGSLFPKFKASFQHLQLMLSETDPQLADTMRSQFPE; this comes from the exons ATGG AGTTGAGTGATGACTCTACTATCGAGTCTGGTGACTCTAATGATAATGAGGAGATGGAGAAATGGAGATCGACATCTCTAACTGCCCAGTCCCCTGTAATGGACCGTAACCCATCACCACCCCGAGAGACAGctgatggagaggaggatgaaaatgCAGATGCAATTGGAAACACTGTGTACAGCAAGCTCTGGCTTTTCACCACCCTGAATCGTCTCATCCGG atgaTCAAAGATCATTCAGAGGAAGAATCTGAAGGTCCAATGCAGCtcgaggatgatgatgaggaagattTATCTAGAGTTTGGGATATGACGATGGACAAG GACGTTGCTGGTTTTATGCTGGAATTTAAAGCTCCTGATATCCTTCTTGGGATGATCGTCAAATCGAAATGTCCACGACTCACA GAAATTTGTGTGGGAATCCTCGGGAACATGGCTTGTTTTCCTGACACGTGTCTGACTCTCAGCCAAAATGAAGACTTAGT AGCTGTGCTGTTGCTTCTTCTTGCAGACGCAGATCCTCCAACCCTTCTGGAAGCAAGCCG GTTCCTGCTGACTGGGCTCTCTCATAAAGATGTATGTGACCTCTGGCTTCAGCGAATACGACAGCAGACATCTGTGCAATCCAACCTCTGCTTCATCATGTGCAGCTCCACCAACA AGGACCTGCTCGAGAAGGTGGGAGAGCTGGTTGACAAACTGTTTGACCTTGACGAAGAGCTGATGAAGAGTTGGATCACAGCTCAGCctagtgaggaggaggatgatgctGAAAGCCGTCTGGATGTGGCCTCATGCCTTCTCGAAGCAGCCAAGCAGCTTAG ACCAGAGAGTTCTACTGGCTTAGAGGTTTACCTTCATGCCCTCCAACTCCTCACCACCATAGATGAGGGCATTCAGGGTTTTG CGTCCCCCGATGGCCCCGGCAAAGCAGTATGGGACTTTGTCTGTGAGATTGTATGTGAAGACCTTTGCCAGCCCGAGGATCTTCCCGttgtcctgcaggaggagaagaagaagaacattttgGTTCAGTCACTTTCTGTCCTCCAGGCTCTTTATAGATGCCAGGATCAGTGGCCCAGCAAAAGTGACACAA GTCTGACCCTTGTGGACACCATTCTGCGGGTGCTTCAGTTCCACAGTGAATGCAAAGATAATAAAGGCAGTAATGAAGATGAACAGCTCAACACTCTGGCGGAGATCGCGACTGAGTTTCTTGCTGATATCTGCAGTCAGATTCCCAAG GACACCGTTGCAGATCTGGTGAAGAAAGGTTTTCTGACAGAGAAGATGTGTCTCACAGCTGCAGGCAGTTTGTTTCCCAAGTTTAAAGCTTCA TTTCAGCACCTGCAGCTCATGTTGTCAGAGACTGATCCGCAGCTGGCAGACACGATGAGGAGCCAGTTTCCTGAATGA
- the tph1a gene encoding tryptophan 5-hydroxylase 1a: MYSNKIEGPRRGRSFDSMNIGFEEKLLNNEINKSTFTKIEENTEKKNTSEKGRATIIFSLKNEVGGLVKALKLFQENHVNLVHIESRKSKRRNSEFEIFVDCDSNHEQLNEIIQLLRKHVNVVDMEPPDNSCLQEEMYNIPWFPTKISDLDKCANRVLMYGSELDADHPGFKDNVYRKRRKYFADLAMSYKHGDPIPRIEFTEEEVKTWGVVYRELIKLYPTHACREYLKNLPLLSKYCECREDNIPQLEDVSRFLRERTGFTIRPVAGYLSPRDFLAGLAFRVFHCTQYVRHSSDPLYTPEPDTCHELLGHVPLLAEPSFAQFSQEIGLASLGASDESVQKLATCYFFTVEFGLCKQEGKLRAYGAGLLSSISELKHALSGNARIMPFDPKVTSKQECIITTFQDVYFVSDSFEEAKVKMREFAKTIKRPFTVRYNPYTQSVDVLKDTPSINSVVEELRHELDIVGDALIRLNKQLGV; the protein is encoded by the exons ATGTACTCAAACAAAATCGAAGGACCACGTAGAGGAAGATCTTTTGACTCCATGAACATCGGTTTTGAAGAAAAGCTTCTAAATAATGAG ATAAACAAATCAACCTTCACCAAAATCgaagaaaacactgaaaagaaGAATACATCAGAGAAAGGGAGAGCAACTATCATCTTTTCCCTGAAGAATGAAGTGGGGGGACTTGTAAAGGCACTCAAACTGTTCCAG GAAAACCACGTCAACCTCGTACATATTGAGTCCAGAAAATCTAAAAGACGCAACTCTGAGTTTGAGATATTCGTGGACTGCGACAGCAACCACGAGCAACTGAATGAGATTATCCAGCTGCTGAGGAAGCATGTGAACGTGGTGGATATGGAGCCTCCAGATAACTCCTGTCTACAAGAAG AAATGTACAATATTCCCTGGTTCCCAACGAAAATTTCAGACCTGGACAAGTGCGCCAACCGTGTCCTGATGTACGGCTCCGAGCTGGATGCCGATCATCCT GGTTTTAAGGACAACGTTTACCGGAAAAGGAGAAAGTACTTTGCAGATCTCGCCATGTCCTACAAACA TGGGGATCCCATTCCTCGTATTGAgttcacagaggaggaagtgaagacctGGGGTGTTGTGTACAGGGAGCTCATCAAGTTGTACCCGACTCACGCGTGCCGGGAATACCTGAAGAACCTGCCGCTGCTGTCCAAATACTGTGAATGTCGCGAGGACAACATCCCTCAGCTGGAGGACGTCTCACGCTTCCTCAGGG AACGTACTGGATTTACCATCAGGCCTGTGGCAGGCTATCTGTCCCCACGTGACTTCCTTGCTGGTTTGGCCTTCCGCGTTTTCCATTGTACCCAGTATGTGCGTCACAGCTCCGACCCCTTATACACCCCAGAGCC GGACACATGCCATGAGCTGCTGGGTCACGTGCCTCTGCTCGCTGAGCCCAGCTTTGCCCAGTTCTCCCAGGAGATTGGTCTCGCCTCACTTGGGGCCTCAGATGAATCTGTTCAGAAACTGGCTACA TGCTATTTCTTCACAGTGGAGTTTGGCCTATGCAAACAAGAAGGCAAGCTGAGAGCATATGGAGCAGGACTGCTGTCATCTATTAGTGAGCTTAAG caTGCACTCTCTGGTAATGCAAGGATTATGCCCTTTGACCCCAAAGTCACTTCCAAACAAGAATGCATCATCACAACATTTCAGGATGTGTACTTTGTGTCAGACAGCTTCGAGGAGGCCAAAGTCAAGATGAG ggAGTTCGCCAAGACCATCAAGCGTCCCTTCACAGTCCGATACAACCCTTACACCCAGAGTGTGGACGTGCTAAAAGACACGCCCAGCATCAACAGCGTCGTGGAGGAGCTTCGACACGAGCTCGACATCGTGGGCGACGCCCTCATCCGGCTCAACAAGCAGCTGGGTGTCTGA